The genomic segment agCTGGaatgctcggacctaactgggaagggccttaccaaattgaagaagtccttcacccaggcacctataaactcgcgcgcttaaacggagatctcgttccacgctattggaatggagaacacctgcgcaagtattatcaatgaacagcccttcttaaaggactggcttgtttaaattttcttttacaagttttgcaaagagggttagccacgttgtgtggctaactgctcgtatatgtaagattctatttcagaatcgctcgtaaagacatgattagtccatttttaatacgaaattataagggactgtgcttaGCCAGTCGTTCTTTCCagcctttgtgaatttacatttgcaagtatttgttcattacgtgtgttgttttgctgtattacaagtatcatttttccgcacgaacaagaatgttcggacaggccatggtcaaggcaagtgaccaaggacctaaagctcctcgatcacttggggggcatataaggcacatcgatagcaaagcatactctcaaggtatgtaaacacatgaacaaaatgagtgaaagcatgcttcaagtacttagagtattttttcaaaatatatgttttgttaaatcatgtccaagtactatgctaagttcggtcatacagacaaacgttataataagtaaaaatattatagcactaagagttaagcttttacaccgcaagcattgctgcttggatgtaactgttcgaacaaaaagatttactgcccgtgcaggaaagtttaaaaaagaaactattgtctttacatcacgacccgtgggtcgcatgttcaaaAAAGAAAGatagttaaataaattaagaagcatggggggcaggagggtcctgggcaacaacctgatcagtcacttcctcgatggtttcttcttccaagccaacgacgcttggggttgcaggagtcgcagctcttgcctcctcatcagccagttgagcagcgcaccgggccaactccgcagctctgacttcctccgaaaggtaactaaagtcagcaccctgattgtgtttccagaagttatagaaacatcggagtgtcgtccttttgtacttttccagattcttggagttatCAAGCTCCAGCCGCTGCACCTTCCCCTCAAGAGTGGcgatagtctcgtccttagacttgactaccccctccagatgcttgatttcgcgaagatgagttttgttgtacgaccggtactcttccctcagcttaaccgctgcgtCTTTTACAGCTTCAACCGCGGACAGTTTGGttaccgctgcatccctctctcggaccaccgtctccaactccttagcatgtttggcctcagcagccgaaagttcctcggccgccttcacctgatgtttctcaagaactttagcctcaatctgctcataataggcctgggctcgggtacgagcagtaatggcagaaagtaaggcctgtaaacaaaagaaaaagaagtcaagacttatccCGAAgtctgaaaaaacaaagactcgaggaATAAAGagatacttacgctggagatctcgttcagagccctgttcaggatctggtcgactggtagctcttcagcttggatcatggcggtcCCAATACGCACACCTTTGCCTATGCGTTCAATTCGGTTCTTGGCGGATCGGATGGcacggctcacgagcctggccccatgggcctcttcgcgagaaagctgctccctagcaggcgcaggtgaaGGGTTGGATCGAGCAGGAGTATTTTGCtattcagaaggagctggaggaggagtgggagttcgcccagttggcgcaggacttcgCCCAGTTGGTGTACCCTGAGTAAGGTCCTCTGGTCGATTCTTCTTAGCTGAAGGAccttgactggtttcaccagtccgcttctttgacctccgttgaagttgagggatttcctcttcctcttcggcctggtacatgtcaaaaatattgggagtcgacatttCTGCATGAAAATAAGTACAAGAGGTTAGTGAGGGAAGAGAAAGGTGAAGGTAAGTAAtgcaacagaaagaagataataaagtgaatacccgagctacaactactggtcgctatactattgactctattaatcatatactcattttctggcacgaagaagtttggccctagattgggcgcatatgtaaagttaccatccccgtcaaacatatgacaAGGGATTGGCAAatcatttaaaagcgaaataacgttaccattgtaaTCAGAAGACACCTCCAAGTCAACGACAGTatctgtggccttttctttccccttgccttggggagcagaaggcctttctgcagaaggactgcctgtgggttccctgatcgtaactcctgtggGCCTCCTCCTAGGGGAGGGCACAGGAggatgctgctcgggaaccccctcggcagtagGTTCGTCCGctacggaccctctattttcatggcgaggagccagaaggccagaagacctcaagttcttttctaGTGTCAGAGTTTTGACACATTTGGCTGCAGCAGACATCTTGGCCAAggtgttagacctcaacaccatgtctggtgtcggggtcggacgtaaccaagggcctgaaaagcagATCAAGTTTGAGAGATGATGAAAGGAAATACTCCGTGATAAAATATCAACCAAGACAAAGATAAATTTATACCTCCTCTCGTGAAGGCCAAGTTGCTACTAgctatatccggagtaaagaaatactccttgttgtaatgccccacgttcgatatatgggtggtgccactcaaaaacgtccggccggtttcctggtgacagaagtgaaaaaagcccgttccattgtgttgaggattggacttgaggtcaaagaggtagttaacctcatgaggtgaaggttctggccatttgttaagtttgtacaggacatagagtgcagccaacatcctatatccgttaggagttatttgaaagggagagacgccgaaataattggccacccccacaaagaaaggatgaagagggagataagcccccgcttcaatatgataccgggaccaggcgctgttcgctcctcctggacggttagccctctggtccgcagtagggcgtgtaatggttacccccgttagggggtattttctgaagcagttggcgaccatccgaggggtcatcgaactggctgggggagtataccactcgacatcaggcggattctgatggcgaggacgagccctagtttggatattagggtcaggaacaagattctctcgaccactggtcgagggagcccccgcttGCGAATCAGGTTGGGCAGGagaagaagggttactttcagactcgggccttttcttgccagaataTTTTGAACgagccattggaggagaagggtGCGGCCTGGAAAAAGTTCATGAGAAAGGTATCTGGTAG from the Humulus lupulus chromosome X, drHumLupu1.1, whole genome shotgun sequence genome contains:
- the LOC133805811 gene encoding uncharacterized protein LOC133805811 produces the protein MIQAEELPVDQILNRALNEISSALLSAITARTRAQAYYEQIEAKVLEKHQVKAAEELSAAEAKHAKELETVVRERDAAVTKLSAVEAVKDAAVKLREDTKLK